One part of the Eucalyptus grandis isolate ANBG69807.140 chromosome 10, ASM1654582v1, whole genome shotgun sequence genome encodes these proteins:
- the LOC104424076 gene encoding senescence-induced receptor-like serine/threonine-protein kinase: MGRSMLLLLLSASIASLLAPGLKLLALAQQIPGFISIDCGAPNSYSNSYNDIYYETDKGFTDSGENKLVSTEYFDQDYVRPTKSLRSFPNGTRNCYTLKPDRGKNSLYLIRAHFWYGNYDGKNEAPTFDLHIDVNHWATVNLTTNVFTEMIYVPRADYIQVCVVNMGSGIPFISVLELRVLDNSIYGVESGFLKVRRRYDMGTGPENVTRYPFDVYDRIWKGSEDSYPLLPSAGASATSLSNNSDNYKVPGEVLLTAVTGRRGNSSLSYRWTSSTPGTWILYFYFAEIQSLPSGQQREFTVSINGNQFTKIVTLEYLKPVTIVSTPVAGSHINMSIIPTSNESPYLPILNAIEVYKNHGLPNVQTAEDDVKAINDTKATYGVNKESWQGDPCVPRNYTWDGLNCSYGKLPRIISLNLSSSNLRGNIHSPLSNLSELEALDLSNNELTGAIPETLANLPKLRILNLSGNKLNGSIPEALKRRVTDKTLDLSSRNVNLPTYFCCGFNNNPDLCWASPCPKKEAKTKNSILVPLVASVLVVVVVFCLVTIWIDDQQSDCFLAYGELGAKTLILPGFSLPIGMVRLRSFDYGEITRITRNFGTEIGEGGFGKVYLGTLENGTKVAVKMLSKKSWQGDREFQAEEKHLMIVHHGNLVSLHGYCDHSENRALVYEYMANGNLQQHLHGDKPNVLTWKQRLHIIVDVAKGLEYLHNGCDPTIIHRDLKATNILLNEKMQAKISDFGLSRTFIAETDAQVSTCAVGTPGYLDPDAHVSTRDVGTPGYLDLEYHSTKSLNKKSDVFSLGIILLELITGHPAMMMKPEGNVHILNWANSLIESKHLQKIMDPKLKGEFDSTSAWKAIRVAESCTKPTGDQRPDIDHVLAELKDCLKKALEPEKSPEDGEQNEKVK; this comes from the exons ATGGGAAGATCAATGCTGCTCCTCCTCTTGTCTGCTTCCATCGCTTCTTTATTAGCTCCGGGATTGAAACTGCTGGCTCTGGCCCAACAAATTCcag gttTTATAAGCATCGACTGTGGGGCACCTAATTCATATTCCAATAGTTATAACGACATCTATTATGAGACGGACAAAGGGTTTACAGATTCAGGAGAAAACAAGCTGGTTTCCACAGAATACTTCGACCAAGATTATGTGCGACCTACCAAAAGTTTAAGGAGCTTTCCGAATGGGACGAGGAACTGCTACACGCTTAAACCGGATAGAGGCAAGAACAGCCTTTACTTGATCAGGGCccacttttggtatggcaactATGATGGAAAAAACGAAGCGCCCACGTTCGACCTACATATTGATGTCAATCATTGGGCCACTGTCAACTTGACGACTAATGTGTTCACGGAAATGATATATGTCCCCCGAGCAGATTATATACAGGTGTGTGTTGTGAATATGGGAAGTGGAATACCTTTCATTTCAGTTCTAGAGTTAAGAGTTTTGGACAATAGCATCTATGGAGTTGAATCTGGGTTCTTGAAGGTTCGTAGGCGGTACGACATGGGAACAGGCCCTGAAAATGTTACAAG GTATCCATTCGATGTTTATGATCGCATCTGGAAGGGCAGTGAGGATTCCTACCCGCTTTTGCCCAGCGCCGGAGCATCTGCGACGTCCTTGTCTAACAACAGCGATAATTACAAGGTTCCGGGGGAAGTTCTTTTGACCGCTGTGACGGGGAGGAGGGGTAATTCATCCTTGAGTTATCGTTGGACATCATCGACGCCAGGTACCTGGATCTTGTACTTCTATTTTGCCGAAATCCAGAGTTTGCCGAGTGGCCAACAAAGGGAGTTCACAGTTTCCATCAATGGTAATCAATTCACAAAGATTGTGACGCTCGAGTACTTAAAGCCAGTGACTATAGTCTCCACTCCGGTTGCTGGGTCCCATATCAACATGTCGATCATTCCCACATCGAACGAATCTCCATATCTGCCAATCCTCAATGCTATCGAGGTCTATAAAAATCATGGACTCCCCAACGTACAAACAGCAGAAGATGACG TGAAAGCTATCAATGATACCAAGGCAACATATGGAGTGAATAAAGAGAGCTGGCAAGGTGATCCGTGTGTCCCAAGGAACTATACATGGGATGGTCTAAATTGTAGTTATGGAAAACTTCCAAGGATTATTTCATT GAACCTGAGCTCTAGCAATTTGAGGGGCAACATCCATTCTCCACTATCAAATCTATCAGAATTGGAGGCCTT AGATCTGTCCAACAATGAACTTACAGGAGCCATACCAGAAACTCTGGCAAATTTGCCGAAGTTGAGAATTCT GAATCTAAGCGGAAACAAGCTAAATGGTTCAATTCCTGAGGCTCTTAAAAGGAGGGTAACAGACAAGACATTGGACttgag TTCGAGAAACGTAAATTTACCCACTTACTTTTGTTGCGGGTTCAACAACAATCCCGATCTTTGCTGGGCAAGTCCTTGCCCAAAGAAGGAAGCTAAAACTAAAAACTCCATCTTGGTCCCACTTGTTGCATCGGTTTTAGTCGTAGTTGTAGTTTTCTGTTTGGTCACTATTTG GATTGATGACCAACAAAGTGATTGTTTCTTAGCATATGGAGAGCTAGGTGCCAAAACTTTAATCCTGCCTGGATTTTCACTTCCCATAG GAATGGTGAGATTAAGATCTTTCGATTATGGTGAGATCACAAGGATCACTAGAAACTTTGGAACAGAGATTGGTGAAGGAGGATTCGGGAAAGTATATCTTGGCACTCTAGAGAATGGAACCAAAGTTGCGGTGAAGATGCTCTCAAAAAAATCATGGCAGGGGGACAGGGAATTTCAAGCTGAG GAGAAACACTTAATGATCGTTCACCATGGAAACTTGGTTTCTCTACATGGATATTGCGATCACTCTGAAAACAGGGCATTAGTTTATGAATACATGGCCAATGGAAACTTGCAACAGCACTTACATG GGGACAAACCAAATGTCTTAACTTGGAAACAGAGACTTCACATCATTGTAGATGTAGCAAAAG GTTTGGAGTATCTCCATAATGGATGCGATCCGACCATTATCCACAGAGACTTAAAAGCGACAAACATCCTGCTGAATGAAAAAATGCAAGCGAAAATATCTGACTTTGGTCTCTCAAGAACATTCATAGCTGAGACTGATGCTCAAGTGTCAACTTGTGCTGTTGGCACTCCTGGCTACCTCGACCCTGATGCTCATGTGTCAACTCGTGATGTTGGCACTCCTGGCTACCTCGACCTTGA GTACCATTCGActaaaagtttaaacaaaaaaagtgaTGTTTTCAGTCTTGGAATCATACTCCTTGAGCTAATCACGGGACATCCGGCAATGATGATGAAGCCAGAAGGAAATGTGCACATACTTAATTGGGCGAATTCCCTTATTGAAAGTAAACATTTGCAGAAGATCATGGATCCAAAGTTAAAAGGAGAATTCGACAGCACATCGGCTTGGAAAGCAATACGGGTTGCAGAGTCTTGTACAAAACCAACTGGAGATCAAAGGCCTGACATAGATCATGTATTGGCAGAATTGAAGGATTGTTTGAAAAAAGCACTGGAACCCGAAAAAAGTCCAGAAGATGGGGAGCAAAATGAGAAAGTCAAGTAG